ATACCGCAATGGTGATCAGTACAATATAGAATCCGAATTTCCAAATTTTATTTTCCGGGAAATGCTCATCCAGAACACCCAATGAAGGGTGTGCGAGTGTAATAACTGCCAGTTTAACCCCTACCCAACCTACAATCACAAAAGCCGCAACTTCAAGCCCTGGGCGGGAATGAAGCAATTTCACAAAGTATGAGGCTGCAAAACGCATAATCACAAGCCCGATGAATCCACCGAGGAAGATTACGATAAACTGTCCTCCGTCAAGTCCACCAATTGCAGGCAATCCACTTGGTGGCAACGCTACAGCCAAGGCAACTGCAGCCAGAATGGAATCGACTGCGAATGCGATATCAGCTACTTCGACTTTGAATACGGTCATCCAGAAACCAGATTGTTTTTTCGGTTTCTTTGGCGTCGAATCAGCAGCTTCATCTGTTTTATTCCGATTACCCAGTATCTTTTTAACGATGTGGTTAATCGAAATGTACAGGAGATACAAGGCACCGATCGCTTGTACTTGCCACACATCGACGAGGAATGAGATCAGGAACAATGAACCTAAACGGAAAACAAATGCACCCATCAGACCGTAGAACAACGCTTTTTTGCGTTTCTCTTCGGGTAGATGTTTAACCATAATTGCAAGTACCAACGCATTATCTGCTGCAAGTAGTCCTTCTAGAACTACTAAGACAGCCAGCACCCACCCATATTCCAATAATAATGAAACTTCCAACGTTGACTCCTCCTTAATATCCTTATGATGTACAAAAAAAAGGACCTTTACCATCGCTGGTAAGGTCCTTTTATATCCACAAAAAGAGACCTTTACCGAGCATGAAAACTTGGTAAAGGTCTCGCTAACAACAAATTTGCTGCCAATAAAGCCGGGGATACGATCCCGAATTGACGACTTTACTGTAAAAGCTACTCCCCTTTAACAGGAATATGTAGTTTTAGTTGGAACGGGTTGTTAAACCTGTACCCATCATATTTCATAACATTAAATAAAGTCAAGCTTTATTTCGTTGACGGTACAACTTACGGAATACGACAAGATCGTAGATCATATTCCCCAGTGGAATGAAAGAAACGAAGAACAGAGCAATTGGACGACGCAAACGCCACTTCTGTGAGGTGTACATACTCACCATAAATAACAAGTACATTAAAAATAAAAAACCATACAAATTTCCAAACCATGTGACAGCCTGCGGCATAACCCCGGCATCTCTCAACGGAAAAGCAACAAACAGTAACAACACATACGAAATGCCCTGCAACCACAACATCAGCCGGAAGCGCCCCAGCATAGAATGTAACATTATTTTCCTCCTGCTTCTATACATGTAACGAATTCAATTGTTCCCGTACAGTATATCACAAAAGCCGGATATCTCCGCTTCATTCCATGCAGCAGATTATTCCTGCACGCTCATATGGGTGTTTCACCTACCTTTTTGCAGGAGCCAAACGTCTCATCTTCTCATAAGATATACGACGAAGATTGTTACCGATGTCGGACAAGGAGGAGCTAGTTAATGAAAATTGCTATGGTTGCACCCGAGAAATTACCTTTACCAGGTAATGGTTCCGTGGAAATCTGTATACTGGGGATCGCCCGTGAACTTGCACACCGCCATCAGGTGACCATCATCACTCGTCAAATGGAAGGTCTAGCTACCACAGAACAGATCGATGGCATCACCATTCAACGTGTCCCTGCATCGAGTCCTCTCAGGTACACCAAAGCCGTCATACGTCTGTTATCCAAACAACCCTACGATGTAATTCAAGTGGACAACAGGCCACGAAGTATGGCTACCATCAAACGAGCTTTTCCACGCACTCCCGTTGTACTCTATCTTCACTCGTTAACATTTGCTCAGCCTGGAACTTCCAGACTCATATTGATGAAAAAAGCGGATTGGATTGCCGTCAACAGCCAATCCCTGAGACAAAGGCTTGGCCGCAGATTTCCGTTGGTAAAACGCCGGATGAGTGTGGTTCCATTGGGTGCAGATCTAAGCCGCTTCAGACCTGCTGAATCCAGCGAAGAACAGATTCATCTGCGTACACAATTTGGAGTGACTAAACCATTCTCAATTCTGTATGTCGGAAGGCTCATCCCTGGAAAAGGCGTAGACGTATTAATTCGTGCGACTGCCCTTCTTCAGCGACAGATGCCTGTCCAACTGGTAATCGCGGGCAAAGGCCCTCCGCATTACATGCGTAAACTTCGCGAGCTTGCCCATAAACAAAAAATCCATGTTTCCTTCCGTGGTCAGATAAACCATGAGCATATCGATCAGTTGTATCGGGCCGTCGATTGTCTGGTCTGTCCATCTCAAGAACATGAAGCTTTTGGCCTGGTTAATGTTGAGGCGATGGCTTCAGGATTACCCGTCATTGCTTCGGATAACGGAGGCATTCGTGAGATTATTGAATCAGGTATCAATGGATACCTTGTCACCGCTTATAAGCGTCCCCAACGTTTTGCCTCTTGCCTGTACAAACTTGCAAGCAATCCCACATTCGCCGAGACGTTAGGGAAGGCTGGCCGAGACAGCGCAAGGGCACATTTCAGTTGGGCCAGAACAGCCATGCATCTGGAAGCCACCTATACCAGGCTCATCCGTAAATGAGCCTTCTTCTGTTAAGAGGATCTTTTTGACCCATGTAAACCCTGCTCTTTAGGATGATCAAGCTTTTTCACGAAATTGCCATCCCGTAATCAAAGAATCCATCTGCGGGACAGGAATGTGACTCAGCTCAATTAACTCCATAATAACCATATCTCTCATCATGA
The window above is part of the Paenibacillus sp. 1781tsa1 genome. Proteins encoded here:
- a CDS encoding TerC family protein: MEVSLLLEYGWVLAVLVVLEGLLAADNALVLAIMVKHLPEEKRKKALFYGLMGAFVFRLGSLFLISFLVDVWQVQAIGALYLLYISINHIVKKILGNRNKTDEAADSTPKKPKKQSGFWMTVFKVEVADIAFAVDSILAAVALAVALPPSGLPAIGGLDGGQFIVIFLGGFIGLVIMRFAASYFVKLLHSRPGLEVAAFVIVGWVGVKLAVITLAHPSLGVLDEHFPENKIWKFGFYIVLITIAVCGWFLSSKVPEKEDENPVEELEKQAGL
- a CDS encoding DUF3817 domain-containing protein, translating into MLHSMLGRFRLMLWLQGISYVLLLFVAFPLRDAGVMPQAVTWFGNLYGFLFLMYLLFMVSMYTSQKWRLRRPIALFFVSFIPLGNMIYDLVVFRKLYRQRNKA
- a CDS encoding glycosyltransferase family 4 protein, whose translation is MKIAMVAPEKLPLPGNGSVEICILGIARELAHRHQVTIITRQMEGLATTEQIDGITIQRVPASSPLRYTKAVIRLLSKQPYDVIQVDNRPRSMATIKRAFPRTPVVLYLHSLTFAQPGTSRLILMKKADWIAVNSQSLRQRLGRRFPLVKRRMSVVPLGADLSRFRPAESSEEQIHLRTQFGVTKPFSILYVGRLIPGKGVDVLIRATALLQRQMPVQLVIAGKGPPHYMRKLRELAHKQKIHVSFRGQINHEHIDQLYRAVDCLVCPSQEHEAFGLVNVEAMASGLPVIASDNGGIREIIESGINGYLVTAYKRPQRFASCLYKLASNPTFAETLGKAGRDSARAHFSWARTAMHLEATYTRLIRK